Below is a genomic region from Demequina sp..
TCGTCACGTGCTCAATCGCGGCCGCAAGGGCCGCACCGGTCAGCTGCGGCCTGCGGCCGTCGTCCCTAGCCTGCCACGCGAGCGATGCCCAGACGAAGAATTCCACGTTCCCAGTGAGTCCGGGCAGCTGCGAGCGCTCCAGCCTGTGGATAACCGCACCCTCATGTTCGAGCGCGGCGGCAACGGCCGCCACGGCGGCCGCGTGGTCGTCCGGGCGCGTCACGACGCCTCCAGCGCCCAGCTTTTCGCGGCCCACCTCGAACTGCGGCTTCACCATGAGCACCAGGTCGCCCGACGCCAGGGTTGCGCACAGCTGTCGCGTCACCAGGGTGAGGGAGATGAAGGACAGGTCCGCCACCACGAGATCGATGGGGCGCGAGAGTATGGACGGTTCCAGGTCCCTCAGATTGAGGCCCTCGATACACGTGACCCTGGGGTCGGTCCTGAGTTCGTCCACGAGCTGCCCGTGGCCCACGTCGATCGCGGTCACGTGCGCGGCTCCCCGTTCGAGCAGGACCTGGGTGAAGCCTCCGGTCGAGGCTCCCGCATCGAGGGCGCGGCGACCGCTCACCGCGAGACCGTCAGCGGCGCACGCATCGAGCGCGCCGATGAGCTTGTGCGCCGCGCGCGAGACGTAGCCGTCATCGTTGACTGTCAACTGGGCGTCATCGGCGACGTCCATCGATGCGCGAGTGAGCACGGCGTCGTCAAGCGTCACGGCACCGCGCTCGATGAGGTGTTGCGCGTGGGTGCGCGACCGTGCGAGCCCGCGTGCGACGAGCACGCGGTCCAGGCGCGTCAGCTCTCTTCGCGCAGGCGGTTGCTCAGCGCGTTCTGCACCTTGTCAAAGAAGTCGGCCTGCTCCTCGAGGTCCTCGGGGAGCTCGGTGACGGCCTCAAGCGCCGCCTTGACCTCCGCCGGGTACTCGACGTCGGCTACGGACTCGCGCGTCTCGTGGATGTCGCTCATATCAGGAGGCTACCCCCAAGTGTGGAAGCGTCTCAACCAGCAACTTCTCTCCGGCGTCCGTGGCGGCCCATGCGGCGCAGCACGCCGCGCGGACCCTATCGATCGCGCTTCCCCCGTCGACCAGGAGACGACCCTCGACCACGTGCGCTCTCGCCTCCCCAACGTGCCACCAGTTTCCGTCCTGTCGCGGCGCCGGATGAGTCTCAGCGAGGGAGCGCAGATCAGCGCCGATGTACGAAGGTCGATGCTCCGGCGGGGCGGTGAGGGTCTCCTTCACGTCACTGACCCCGGTGAGGACGAGCAGGCCGGGGATGCCGGCGGCGCGAGCTCCCTTGAGGTCGGTGTCGAGCCGGTCTCCGATCACGAGGGGCCGCTGCGAGCCCGCTCTCTTGGCGGCGAGCAGGAACATTCCTGGTTCCGGCTTGCCTGCCGCTGGCGGGGTTACCCCGGTTGCCGTGACCACGGCGGCCACCAGCGAACCGTTGCCCGGCGCCATGCCGCGCTCCGTGGGCAGGGTGCGGTCGAGGTTGGTCGCGAAGTAGTGCGCGCCCGCATTGATCGCGTACGCGGCCTCCGCGAGCTCCGCCCAGCCAATGTCCGGCGAGTAGCCCTGGATCACGGCCTCGGGATGATCGCCAGCGCCCTCCACCACGGCAAAGCCTTCTGCCTCCACGGCAGTGCGCAGCCCCTTGCCGCCAATTACCAGCACCTTTGCACCAGGCGCGCAGTGCTCGGCGAGCATCGCTGCCCCCGCTTGCGCCGCGGTGAGGATCTCCTCGTCCACGGCGGGAATGCCCAGGTCGGTCAGATGAGCGGCCACCTCGCCCGGTTCGCGCGACGCATTATTGGTCACGAAGACCAGCCGCATGCCCGACGCGCGGGCCGCCTTGAGAGCTCCGGGCGCAGTGGGGATGGCGTTGGGTCCCTTGTAGGCGACGCCGTCGAGGTCCACGAGCGCTACGTCGTAGGCGGTCTCGAGGGGGCCATCGGATCCGATGAGGCTCATGCCGGGTGGTCCTCGTCGAACGTGTCGTAGACAACCACATCCTCGTCCTCGGCGCCCGCCGGCTCGGAGTCCTTGGGCGGCTCAAGCGCGTCGGCCTCGTCGTTGCGGCCGAGCTCACGC
It encodes:
- a CDS encoding TlyA family RNA methyltransferase, which gives rise to MLVARGLARSRTHAQHLIERGAVTLDDAVLTRASMDVADDAQLTVNDDGYVSRAAHKLIGALDACAADGLAVSGRRALDAGASTGGFTQVLLERGAAHVTAIDVGHGQLVDELRTDPRVTCIEGLNLRDLEPSILSRPIDLVVADLSFISLTLVTRQLCATLASGDLVLMVKPQFEVGREKLGAGGVVTRPDDHAAAVAAVAAALEHEGAVIHRLERSQLPGLTGNVEFFVWASLAWQARDDGRRPQLTGAALAAAIEHVTKGRL
- a CDS encoding HAD-IIA family hydrolase — protein: MSLIGSDGPLETAYDVALVDLDGVAYKGPNAIPTAPGALKAARASGMRLVFVTNNASREPGEVAAHLTDLGIPAVDEEILTAAQAGAAMLAEHCAPGAKVLVIGGKGLRTAVEAEGFAVVEGAGDHPEAVIQGYSPDIGWAELAEAAYAINAGAHYFATNLDRTLPTERGMAPGNGSLVAAVVTATGVTPPAAGKPEPGMFLLAAKRAGSQRPLVIGDRLDTDLKGARAAGIPGLLVLTGVSDVKETLTAPPEHRPSYIGADLRSLAETHPAPRQDGNWWHVGEARAHVVEGRLLVDGGSAIDRVRAACCAAWAATDAGEKLLVETLPHLGVAS